One part of the Neodiprion virginianus isolate iyNeoVirg1 chromosome 3, iyNeoVirg1.1, whole genome shotgun sequence genome encodes these proteins:
- the LOC124300962 gene encoding juvenile hormone acid O-methyltransferase-like isoform X1 gives MFKPALYSKINNEARRDTRDFIEEYSNEIGQMSGRCLDIGSGPCDVVTDFLLPKLNPKSTVVCSDISKPMLDYAKEKYGANDRLSFLQLDIESPTLAEDLVEQFDHVTSFYCLHWCEDMRQAFENIFELLRPGGSGFLTFVSDFSCMDAYKVLAAIPRYQRYMTDADRFIPVFQHAEHPRENLKKLLREVGFEISHCSRREISNIYDTPNDFGRVMAAVNPFIHRMPAQLQREYEVDLGIEATKNAIVFNKDNNGGSNILCRHHMFVVYLKKPSIN, from the exons ATGTTCAAACCAGCCCTGTACTCTAAAATCAACAACGAGGCGCGTCGTGATACCAGGGACTTCATCGAAGAATATTCTAATGAAATTGGCCAAATGTCAGGACGGTGCCTTGACATCGGAAGCGGTCCATGTGACGTAGTCACCGATTTTCTCCTTCCAAAATTAAACCCGAAGTCTACCGTTGTCT GCTCGGACATTTCCAAGCCCATGTTGGACTACGCAAAGGAAAAATACGGCGCCAACGATCGGCTATCCTTTCTCCAGCTGGACATCGAGTCTCCGACGCTGGCCGAAGATCTAGTTGAACAATTCGATCACGTTACGTCGTTCTATTGTTTACACTGGTGCGAAGACATGCG CCAAGCCTTCGAGAACATCTTTGAACTGCTACGTCCTGGAGGTTCGGGCTTCTTGACCTTTGTGAGCGATTTTTCTTGCATGGACGCGTACAAGGTGCTGGCGGCTATCCCTCGATACCAGCGTTACATGACG GATGCGGACAGGTTCATTCCCGTATTTCAGCACGCCGAACATCCACGCGAGAACCTGAAAAAATTGCTTCGAGAGGTCGGCTTTGAGATCAGCCACTGCAGTCGCAGAGAAATAAGCAACATTTACGACACTCCGAATGATTTCGGCA GAGTAATGGCAGCCGTCAACCCGTTCATTCACCGCATGCCGGCTCAACTACAGCGAGAGTATGAAGTAGATTTGGGCATAGAAGCGACGAAGAACGCGATTGTCTTCAACAAGGATAACAATGGTGGCTCCAACATACTCTGCAGACATCACATGTTTGTAGTTTACTTGAAAAAACCTTCGATCAATTAA
- the LOC124300962 gene encoding juvenile hormone acid O-methyltransferase-like isoform X2, translating into MSGRCLDIGSGPCDVVTDFLLPKLNPKSTVVCSDISKPMLDYAKEKYGANDRLSFLQLDIESPTLAEDLVEQFDHVTSFYCLHWCEDMRQAFENIFELLRPGGSGFLTFVSDFSCMDAYKVLAAIPRYQRYMTDADRFIPVFQHAEHPRENLKKLLREVGFEISHCSRREISNIYDTPNDFGRVMAAVNPFIHRMPAQLQREYEVDLGIEATKNAIVFNKDNNGGSNILCRHHMFVVYLKKPSIN; encoded by the exons ATGTCAGGACGGTGCCTTGACATCGGAAGCGGTCCATGTGACGTAGTCACCGATTTTCTCCTTCCAAAATTAAACCCGAAGTCTACCGTTGTCT GCTCGGACATTTCCAAGCCCATGTTGGACTACGCAAAGGAAAAATACGGCGCCAACGATCGGCTATCCTTTCTCCAGCTGGACATCGAGTCTCCGACGCTGGCCGAAGATCTAGTTGAACAATTCGATCACGTTACGTCGTTCTATTGTTTACACTGGTGCGAAGACATGCG CCAAGCCTTCGAGAACATCTTTGAACTGCTACGTCCTGGAGGTTCGGGCTTCTTGACCTTTGTGAGCGATTTTTCTTGCATGGACGCGTACAAGGTGCTGGCGGCTATCCCTCGATACCAGCGTTACATGACG GATGCGGACAGGTTCATTCCCGTATTTCAGCACGCCGAACATCCACGCGAGAACCTGAAAAAATTGCTTCGAGAGGTCGGCTTTGAGATCAGCCACTGCAGTCGCAGAGAAATAAGCAACATTTACGACACTCCGAATGATTTCGGCA GAGTAATGGCAGCCGTCAACCCGTTCATTCACCGCATGCCGGCTCAACTACAGCGAGAGTATGAAGTAGATTTGGGCATAGAAGCGACGAAGAACGCGATTGTCTTCAACAAGGATAACAATGGTGGCTCCAACATACTCTGCAGACATCACATGTTTGTAGTTTACTTGAAAAAACCTTCGATCAATTAA